Part of the Zea mays cultivar B73 chromosome 4, Zm-B73-REFERENCE-NAM-5.0, whole genome shotgun sequence genome is shown below.
GCAGCAGGAAGCCAAGAAAGCCTCCAGCAAGGCAGCTCGTTCGCCAGCTGGGTCATGCTGCACGTCGCCAGAGGCGAGGGGCGAGGGCTTCCTCGCCAGAAAAGACGAGAGAGCCGGTACAGCCTTCCTTACTGTGTGACGATTCCATGTTTTTGCTTGCATTGTTTGGATCAAGGATAGAACATAATTTGGATGCTTTGCTTGTGCAATTATGTCTGTACAGCTAAAAATGACACGTTATGAAAGCACCTCCATATCTGTAATGCCATGCAGGCTGCATTAGCTCTGCTTCTGCTTTTTTGTGAACCATAGTAGCTACTGACATGATGTTGATGCACTATTAAAACATAGATGATCTTAAATTGATAGAGTAATTATTTGTTGTATCAGCGAGCTTGGCAAATACCTTGGCCATTGAACTCACTGACATTGTTGCTATGTAGATGGACTTTTCCAGTACTAGGATAACAGTCAGGTAATAGTGTAATACAACATGTTCTTCATGACTTTCTTGGTCCATATGCTCCTCTAGCAAATATTACTCATTGCTTTGAATGGTCTGCTTTTTCCTACCTCTTGGCATGTCTGTTGTAGAATGACACCAATTGAAATAAATCCAACTATCGCTTGGCCATCTACAAATGTTATACGTGATATCAAAATGGTGATGAATAGAGCTATGTTCGTAGGTTTTTTAGGCTCagtaccatatttgtttgtacacggtgcaggggAATGTAAAAGAAAATGGAAATCTATACAAAAAAAGAATTGGACCTCACTGATTGTTCAGATTAGGAGAAAACTCATATATATGATACAGTTTATCACATTTAGAGATAAATGCATATATACAGCCCAGTTTAACACATTCAAAGATAAATTTTGATTATACATTCAGCTGATCACATTGGCTGATTATCTCAGGTACAGTGCACACAACGTGTTAGCAACTTAGCCTGATACAATTCAGTTGTATGTACATCTGTATGTTTACTTTAGATTGTACATTTCCACttgaggccttgttcggttattttcaatccatatggatcggaggggattgatatggattggaggggattttgacttactggggattgaaaccccctcaatccccctcaatccatatggattggggtagaaccgaacaagccctgaagGTATGCCCGCGATGAGGAAGCGGATGATGACCAGGAAGAGTCTGGATGGAAAGTATATTcatgccttgttcggttattcctatcccatgtagattggatgggattgaaaaaaattatgaaagattttaacttgtttgggatttaaacccactcagtcccacccaatccacatggatcgagagcaaaacgaacaagccctcatGGTGACGTCTTCCGATTCCCAAAGAATAAGTCAGTATTTTCTTCTGTTCTTGGTACAGGAACTCAACTATTGGCATTGTAGGTTCCTGTGGTTATTTTCTCTCTGTCTGTAATATTTTGCAGGGCTGAAATTATTCCTCCAGCTCATTGTTTCGACAAAAAAGATACCTAACAATCTTTTCTGTGGCACCTCTTCAACACAACCTTTATATTCCTTCTTGCACTTGTCGGAGTATTCTACCCTTACAACCATGGTGCACTATTTACTGCATTGGTTGTCATCTATGCACTCACTTCAGGAATTGTGGATACATTGCTACCTCTTTTTATTCTCAGCTGGAGGGGACAAACTGGGTATGTACTGCCTTTACCTCGTATAGTTATATGTACATGACCGGATTGAAATACTATCTTCGACTGCCCAGCAATGTATGTGGCCATCCAGGCCGTTCTTTTTCCCTGTACGCCAGTGGTCGAACGTATGTTACTGAGAAATTGTACCAGTCTTTGATTTCTGAAAAAAATGTTAGATTCAGAAAGCATTTGATCCTATTTCATTTAATGATCTAGATGTAGATTCTCTTTTAAAACCGCATTAAAGAGTTTGTCATGAAACAAATAACATATGATTTTATTTGTTTCACTACGTACGTGATTGGCTTAGTGCCTTAGCGCCCGATAGGGCGCTTTTTATTCTAGTAAGAATCGTTGTAGTGACttgttagagcaactccaacaaaGATACTAAACCGGGTCTTATTTTAAATAAAAGAGTTTAGGACTACGAAATAGCTTCCAAGAAAGGTCCTAATTTATAAATTTGAAGCAAATTTATATAGGACTCCAACCCTAGAGTCCTAGATATACAACCCCATACGGGAGGTCCTATCCTGCTATCTCAACCGCCAAACCCTCCGTGAATCTTCGTCTCCTTCGTCGATGGGCCATCGGCAACTGTGATCCGCAGCCGCCGGCGCACAGGTGCTGCCCCGCCCGTCCGCCCAGCTTGCAGTCGGAGACGCACAACCTGATCCCTCCCGTCTTCTTCAGCCAGAGCCCCGCCCGCACAGGATTGGCATCTCGTCGCCGTGCCCTGCTGCAACCAGTCGGCGTTCCCTGCTCCAGCGATCTCGAACTCAACACATGGATCAAAGGAAGGCGCAACAGCCACAAAGGGGTCGTCGAAGGTCCTCGCTAAACACCGCCATAAATGCAATTCGGCAAGAATCAACAGGTCCCATGTCATCCGGTGTCGCTGCATGCCCTCAACCTGCATCTCGGTCACAGTTCGGCAACGATAACTCATCTTCGATGCCGACTGAACGCCAACAACCTTCATTTGGATCACACTCATTGTTCAACAACGCTGATCCCTCTTGGATGGCATCCGATTCTAGGTTTGAATGCCATGAACTTCTTTCAATTGATTTCCTTCATGTATTGTTCACCTGCTAATGTTCATGTATTGTTAAATGCTTTGCTGGTGTTTGTGTCAATAATACTTTTAGGTTGTAGTAACTATTTTATTCTTGCAGCACACTGAATTCCCATGGTGGTTACTACACGTCACTACTAAGCCAGGATGTTGCAGATGATTTTGTCTCAGATGATTATGTGCTAGTTGATAACGAAGCTGTACAATCACCGGTGCTGCATGAAATGAGCTCACAAGTGACTAAAAGGTGCCGATCCAAAAATTTCAGTGAAGAGGAGGACACACTATTAGTTTCAGCGTATCTTAATGTGAGTAAAGATCCTATTACTGGAAGAGATCAAAAAGATGGCACATTTTGGGAAAGAGTATGCAAATACTTTCACAAGAATAGGACATTTGAGTCGGATCGTAATTGGTCGTCTTTGAAGCATCGTTGGGGTATAATTCAGAAGGAAGTGAACATTTTTCAACAATACTATGACGCCATAGAAAGAAAAAATGAAAGTGGAAAAACTAGTGATGACAAGGTGAAATTTACATATGTTTATACAACAATTTCTTCACATAACAGCATTTGCTCACATGATTTATCCTTGTCATTTTGTAGCTTGCTGAAGCGAAAGCGAAATTTCGGGAAGACCATCAAGGGAAGGCATTTTCTGTCTTCCATGCGTGGATTATTCTTAGGCATGAGCCAAAGTGGACTTTCAGAGATTCAAAGCTGAAAGACCTCCATGAGGCAAACTGTAATGGTCCTGTCAATGCTGACAGACCACTAGGGAGGAAAGCAGAGAAGGAAAAAGCACGAGCGAGAAAGCACGATGGCTGCGATGCTGATGGCGATTTTTTCTTTGAAGAAGTTAAAAAGATGAGGGAAGCAAGGGAAGAATCAGAGAAAGACCGGAAGGCCCGTGATGATAAGTTCTATGAGCTTGAGATGACCAAGGTTCAATTGGAGCAAAATCGGCAGGACAAAGAAATTATGCTAACAGACACAAGCACAATGGACGATGACTCTAAACTATACTTCAAGATGATGAAACAAGAGATTTTGGCTCGGCGTTTCGGGAGTAGTTAGGCAACAGTGCTTCATTATTCAGTCAAATAAAAACATTTAGTTCAGGCTGCTGTCGTTCAGGCTTCATTATTCAGTCAAATAAAAACCTTTAGTTCAGGATCATTATTCAGTCAAATAAAAACCTTTAGTTGAGGCTGCTGTCGTTCAGGCTTCATTATTCAGTCAAATAAAACCTTTAGTTCAGGATCATTATTCAGTCAAATAATGGCAGCATGATTCAGTTTTCTTCTGTCGTTCAGGCTGCTGCCTTCAAGTTCAGTACTGCTTAATGAGTATTATTTGAGCAGATCAGTAGTTTAAACTGTATGAAGCATGATTCAGTTTTATTCCTGTTTGTGTAATGGCAGCATGATTCAGTTTACGATTTAGTTACTGGATTGTTGACAGCACTTGTCTCTGCTGCCTTCCTGCAGCCAAAACCATGTGAGCCTTGTTTCTCTATTTTTGAAGATCTGAAACATCTGTATTGAACTTACAGCAAGAAATGTTGACCATGTAAACAACTGTATTGAACTAAAAAAATTACAGACATGTTGAGAAAGGGAAAAATAAAAATACTGTTTTACTAATGATTTATTCATCAAATAGCATTGTCTGCCTAAACTAATGTTGCTCATTTCGGTGCCCGCGCCACTCCCATCGGTGTTGAACTAGATCTTGCTGAAGTTGACGATGCATGTGAGAATCTTGAATTTCTTGACGTCCAACAAATGGCGAAAAATTACAAGTCCCTACACGCGACACCACACCTTCAGTCTCTGCATTACTCTTATCATAAGGCACATCAAGACCGTCAGCGTCTCGTTCATCTtcaattatcatattgtgcattaTTATGCAAGCCAACATAATGTCTCGGAGTGTTTTTTCATCCCAAAATCGCGCTGGATTTCGAACGATTGCAAAACGAGCCTGCAACACACCAAATGCACGCTCAACATCTTTTCTCTGAGATTCTTGAGCAGCAGCAAAATTTTTATCCATTAAATTTgccggtgcctttattgttttcaCAAATGATGCCCAAGTTGGATAAATCCCATCAGCTAGATAGTAACCCATTTCATAATTATGCCTGTTAACCATATACTGAACATATGGCGCTTGACCTTCCATAAGTCTGTCAAAGAGAGGAGATCTGCGCAAGACATTAATATCGTTGTGCGATCCTGGTAGGCCAAAGAAGGCATGCCATATCCATAAATCCGTAGACGCAACTGCCTCTAGTATGATGGTTGGTTCTTTCACATGACCACAATACATACCATGATGAGCAGTAGGACAATTTTTCCACTTCCAGTGCATACAATCAATACTGCCAAGCATGCCAGGAAATCCACGACATTCACCAATTTTAAGCAATCTAGTTGTATCATCTTCATTTGGAGCTCTAAGGTATTCTTCGCCAAACACCTCGCAAATTGCTCTCACAAATTTCCGTAGGCTCTCAATAGCGGTGCTTTCACCAATCCGCAAATACTCATCAACATAATCAGCTGGAACACCATAAGCTAACTGTCTATAAGCTGCAGTGACCTTCTGTACACAGGAAAATCCAAGAAGACCAGCA
Proteins encoded:
- the LOC103654908 gene encoding uncharacterized protein, which produces MGMSGHEGNLGKQESSTYLVAPSRSQEVVDIYIGLGEGLEYLNIQTSINTKHSSEQFSFKLSSSYNTLNSHGGYYTSLLSQDVADDFVSDDYVLVDNEAVQSPVLHEMSSQVTKRCRSKNFSEEEDTLLVSAYLNVSKDPITGRDQKDGTFWERVCKYFHKNRTFESDRNWSSLKHRWGIIQKEVNIFQQYYDAIERKNESGKTSDDKLAEAKAKFREDHQGKAFSVFHAWIILRHEPKWTFRDSKLKDLHEANCNGPVNADRPLGRKAEKEKARARKHDGCDADGDFFFEEVKKMREAREESEKDRKARDDKFYELEMTKVQLEQNRQDKEIMLTDTSTMDDDSKLYFKMMKQEILARRFGSS
- the LOC109945971 gene encoding uncharacterized protein yields the protein MSATTISMIHREDEQSYNELDHFMLFLMGAYRKRKQKQRKRHRGSVFGHKVYNRSRDEHGMKLYRDYFCENPTYPEKMFRRRFRMSSSLFKRIAKAVEQHDNYFVQKRNGAGLLGFSCVQKVTAAYRQLAYGVPADYVDEYLRIGESTAIESLRKFVRAICEVFGEEYLRAPNEDDTTRLLKIGECRGFPGMLGKPTIILEAVASTDLWIWHAFFGLPGSHNDINVLRRSPLFDRLMEGQAPYVQYMVNRHNYEMGYYLADGIYPTWASFVKTIKAPANLMDKNFAAAQESQRKDVERAFGVLQAQKQGSHGFGCRKAAETSAVNNPVTKSTELEGSSLNDRRKLNHAAII